In Streptomyces sp. RFCAC02, the following proteins share a genomic window:
- the hutI gene encoding imidazolonepropionase encodes MDAHHPSSILVTGIGSLVTNDPALGKGPLGLLTDAALLVEGSRIAWAGPADRAPAADERVDAGGRAVIPGFVDSHSHLVFAGDRTDEFNARMSGRPYTAGGIRTTMEATRAADADTLHATVRRHVREALRQGTTTMETKSGYGLTVADEERAVRIAAAHTDEVTYLGAHLVPPEFADDPAGYVDLVTGPMLDACAPHARWADVFCEEGAFDGDQARAVLTAAASRGLVPRLHANQLSHGPGVQLAVELDAASADHCTYLTDADVDALAQTSTVATLLPGSDFSTRSPYPDARRLLDAGATVALSPNCNPGSSYTSSMAFCIALAVREMRMTPDEALWAATAGGARALRRTDVGRLSPGARADLVVLNAPSHVHLAYRPGVPLVSSVRRAGSACAGNRSGA; translated from the coding sequence CTTGTCACGGGCATCGGCTCGCTGGTCACCAACGACCCCGCCCTCGGGAAGGGACCGCTCGGACTGCTCACCGATGCCGCGCTCCTCGTCGAGGGTTCGCGGATCGCCTGGGCCGGCCCCGCCGACCGGGCACCGGCGGCCGACGAGCGGGTGGACGCCGGCGGCCGCGCCGTCATCCCCGGCTTCGTCGACTCCCACTCCCACCTGGTCTTCGCCGGGGACCGCACGGACGAGTTCAACGCCCGGATGTCGGGACGTCCCTACACCGCCGGCGGCATCCGGACCACGATGGAGGCGACCCGGGCGGCGGACGCCGACACCTTGCACGCGACGGTGCGCCGCCATGTACGCGAGGCGCTGCGGCAGGGCACCACCACGATGGAGACCAAGTCGGGTTACGGCCTGACGGTCGCGGACGAGGAACGTGCCGTGCGCATCGCCGCGGCGCACACCGACGAGGTCACCTACCTCGGCGCCCACCTGGTGCCGCCGGAGTTCGCGGACGACCCGGCCGGTTACGTCGACCTCGTCACCGGCCCCATGCTGGACGCGTGCGCGCCGCACGCCCGCTGGGCCGACGTCTTCTGCGAGGAGGGCGCCTTCGACGGCGACCAGGCGCGGGCGGTCCTCACCGCCGCGGCGTCCCGGGGGCTGGTGCCGCGGCTCCACGCCAACCAGCTCTCCCACGGCCCGGGAGTGCAGCTCGCCGTCGAACTCGACGCGGCCTCCGCCGACCACTGCACCTACCTCACCGACGCCGACGTGGACGCCCTCGCGCAGACGAGCACCGTCGCCACCCTGCTGCCGGGATCGGACTTCTCCACCCGCTCCCCCTACCCGGACGCCCGCCGGCTCCTCGACGCGGGCGCCACGGTCGCCCTCTCCCCGAACTGCAACCCCGGCTCCTCGTACACGAGTTCCATGGCGTTCTGCATCGCCCTGGCCGTCCGGGAGATGCGGATGACGCCCGACGAGGCGCTCTGGGCGGCGACCGCCGGAGGCGCGCGCGCCCTGCGCCGCACGGATGTCGGCCGTCTCTCCCCGGGGGCGCGGGCCGACCTCGTCGTCCTGAACGCTCCCTCACACGTGCACCTCGCCTACCGCCCAGGGGTGCCGTTGGTGTCGTCGGTCCGGCGGGCCGGCTCGGCGTGCGCGGGGAACCGTTCCGGTGCATGA